From Chaetodon trifascialis isolate fChaTrf1 chromosome 1, fChaTrf1.hap1, whole genome shotgun sequence, one genomic window encodes:
- the ampd3a gene encoding AMP deaminase 3, with protein sequence MPRQFPKVTLSEAEEETQLLAEKVYASALKEEDNKDALSMFTVPEDCPIGLQQAKEHELLKELAEQQSEESTKRKKSLKMIRSQSMSLQIPVNTDWTRSVAVSPFMSPSSTCSSVPENCPDYQRVTISGDYCAGITVDDYEQAAKSLFKALLIREKYSKLAYHRFCRTTAQFLRSSVNMRWSEDDEVLPDICPYPTDGEDPYSVEKIPKNLNYELKMKDGIVYVYDSAEAMRENRPHDLPYPDLETFAIDLSHVLAMIADGPTKTYCHRRLNFLSSKFYLHEMLNEMAELKELKSVPHRDFYNVRKVDTHIHAAACMSQKHLLTFIQKTYKTDADRVVLEKAGQKWTLQQVFHNLNMDPYDLTVDSLDVHAGRHTFHRFDKFNSKYNPVGASELREIFLKTDNLINGDYFARIIKEVAHDLEESKYQHAEPRLSIYGRSPEEWHSLAKWFIHHKVHSPNMRWIIQVPRIYDIFKSKKLVPNFAKMLENIFLPLFEATVNPQKHKELHVFLKYVSGFDSVDDESKHSDHMFSFRSPKPEQWTTDDNPPYSYYVFHMYANIMVLNNLRKEHGLGTFQFRPHCGEAGSITHLVSAFLTSDNISHGLNLKKSPVLQYLYYLAQVPIAMSPLSNNSLFLEYSKNPLREFLHKGLCVSLSTDDPMQFHYTKEPLMEEYAIAAQLWKLSTCDVCEIARNSVLQSGLSHQDKKHFLGENYLKDGPEGNDIRRTNVAQIRMAYRHETLCNELSFIVDAVKSEAMSE encoded by the exons ATGCCTCGTCAATTCCCCAAGGTAACTctgagtgaggcagaggaggagacacagctgtTAGCAGAGAAAGTGTATGCATCAGCCCTAAAGGAAGAAGACAACAAGGATGCCTTATCAATGTTCACTGTGCCTGAGGACTGCCCAATTGGACTGCAGCAAGCCAAGGAACATGAACTGCTTAAGGAGctggcagagcagcagtcagaggagagTACCAAGAG GAAGAAAAGCTTGAAGATGATTCGATCCCAGTCAATGTCTCTGCAGATCCCTGTGAATACAGACTGGACTCGGTCAGTGGCAGTTTCGCCATTCATGTCCCCCAGCTCCACCTGCTCATCAGTGCCAGAAAACTGCCCTGATTACCAGAGGGTCACTATTAGTGGTGATTACTGTGCTGGA ATCACAGTGGATGACTATGAACAGGCAGCCAAAAGCTTGTTTAAGGCTCTGCTTATTCGTGAGAAGTACTCAAAGCTAGCCTATCACAGATTCTGCAGAACCACAGCCCAGTTCCTCCGCAGCTCTGTGAACATGAGATGGAGTGAAGACGATGAGGTTCTACCAG ATATTTGCCCATATCCAACAGATGGAGAAGATCCCTACAGCGTGGAGAAAATCCCAAAGAATCTGAACTATGAGCTGAAGATGAAGGATGGCATAGTGTATGTGTATGACAGCGCCGAGGCTATGAGAGAAAACCGGCCCCATGACCTTCCTTACCCAGATTTGGAGACCTTTGCTATAGACCTTAGTCACGTGCTGGCAATGATTGCAGACGGACCCAC GAAGACCTACTGTCACAGACGACTAAATTTCTTAAGTTCTAAATTCTACCTCCATGAAATGCTCAATGAGATGGCTGAGCTAAAGGAGCTGAAGAGTGTGCCTCACAGAGACTTCTACAATGTCAGAAAG GTGGACACGCATATTCATGCAGCTGCCTGCATGTCTCAGAAACACCTGCTGACCTTCATCCAGAAAACATACAAGACTGATGCTGACCGTGTGGTGTTGGAAAAGGCTGGACAAAAGTGGACTCTCCAGCAGGTTTTCCACAACCTCAATATGGACCCCTATGACCTCACTGTGGACTCTCTGGATGTACATGCT GGGAGACACACATTCCACCGCTTTGATAAGTTCAATTCAAAGTATAACCCAGTGGGAGCCAGTGAACTTCGAGAAATCTTCCTGAAAACAGACAACCTCATCAATGGAGACTATTTTGCTCGCATCATAAAG GAAGTGGCCCATGACCTGGAGGAGAGTAAGTACCAGCATGCAGAGCCACGCCTTTCCATCTACGGACGCTCTCCAGAGGAGTGGCACAGTCTGGCCAAGTGGTTCATTCACCACAAAGTCCACTCTCCAAACATGAGGTGGATTATTCAAGTACCCAGAATATA TGATATTTTCAAGTCAAAGAAACTGGTACCTAATTTTGCCAAGATGCTGGAGAATATATTCCTTCCTCTGTTTGAGGCCACGGTCAACCCACAGAAGCACAAAGAACTTCACGTTTTCCTCAAATAT GTGTCGGGCTTTGACAGTGTGGACGATGAGTCCAAACACAGCGATCACATGTTCTCCTTCAGGAGCCCAAAGCCTGAGCAGTGGACCACAGATGACAACCCTCCCTACAGCTACTACGTCTTCCACATGTATGCAAACATCATGGTCCTCAACAACCTCAGAAA AGAGCATGGACTGGGCACCTTCCAGTTCCGCCCTCATTGTGGAGAAGCTGGATCAATCACTCACTTGGTCTCTGCCTTTCTCACATCTGACAACATCTCACATGGACTCAACCTAAAGAAG AGCCCTGTGCTGCAGTACCTGTACTACCTTGCCCAGGTGCCAATTGCAATGTCTCCACTCAGCAACAACAGCCTGTTCCTGGAATACTCCAAGAATCCTCTCCGAGAGTTCCTGCACAAAGGCCTGTGTGTGTCGCTGTCCACGGACGATCCCATGCAGTTCCACTACACCAAG GAGCCGCTGATGGAAGAGTACGCCATAGCAGCTCAGCTGTGGAAGCTCAGCACCTGTGACGTTTGTGAGATCGCCAGGAACAGTGTGCTGCAAAGTGGACTGTCTCACCAG GATAAGAAGCACTTTTTAGGAGAGAACTATCTGAAAGATGGACCCGAAGGGAATGATATCCGAAGGACCAACGTTGCCCAGATCCGCATGGCCTACAGACACGAGACACTGTGCAATGAGCTTAGCTTCATAGTCGATGCTGTGAAGTCTGAAGCTATGAGTGAATAA
- the lyve1a gene encoding lymphatic vessel endothelial hyaluronic acid receptor 1a, whose amino-acid sequence MNMIRLCITVVLSITQVISDQNIGTSHIRVFPAVNQSIAGVFQVSFLNDLNQPQYAFNASEARRLCLSLGVNIASKAQVNEALARGLETCRFGWIDEHFAVIPRRKALSNCGRNQTGLVTWRASVTQEFDVFCFNESEAATQLKDTTTDSPLNRRHYSGQTQSPSKTVSSTQNMHTLSSSTLLPSSSPTPETMDNEAEPARFVSSAQSSAGGKALLITSACALLLIAIIILAYIKIRSRVLSSDKKQQQEYIQTEEWTCVTNTKETKKAAPEDERIEVDEDSS is encoded by the exons ATGAATATGATTCGGCTTTGCATCACAGTGGTGTTGTCAATTACTCAGGTCATCTCTGATCAAAATATTGGCACAAGCCACATCAGAG TTTTCCCAGCAGTGAACCAAAGTATTGCTGGAGTGTTCCAGGTTAGCTTCTTAAATGACCTCAACCAGCCTCAGTATGCCTTCAACGCCTCTGAAGCTCGGAGGCTCTGCCTGTCGCTTGGAGTGAACATTGCCTCAAAAGCACAAGTAAATGAAGCTCTCGCTAGAGGTTTAGAAACGTGCAG GTTTGGATGGATTGATGAACATTTTGCAGTCATTCCCCGCCGCAAGGCCCTTTCCAACTGTGGCAGGAACCAGACGGGCTTGGTGACGTGGCGAGCCTCCGTTACACAAGAGTTTGATGTGTTTTGCTTTAATGAATCAG AAGCTGCGACACAATTGAAGGATACAACAACTGATAGCCCTTTGAACAGGAGACATTACTCAGGGCAAACGCAGTCTCCCTCCAAGACAGTGAGCTCCACCCAGAACATGCACACTTTGTCTTCCTCCACCCTTCTTCCCTCTTCCTCGCCAACTCCTGAGACCATGGACAATGAGGCAGAACCAGCCCGGTTTGTCAGCAGTGCACAAAGCTCTGCTGGAG GAAAGGCTTTACTCATCACCTCAGCTTGTGCCCTTCTCCTTATTGCAATAATCATCCTTGCCTACATAAAAAT AAGGAGTCGTGTTCTGAGCTCTGACAAGAAGCAGCAGCAAGAGTACATCCAGACAGAGGAGTGGACGTGTGTGACAAATACAAAGGAAACTAAGAAAGCTGCTCCGGAAGATGAGAGGATAGAAGTGGACGAAGATTCAAGttaa